A stretch of Anas platyrhynchos isolate ZD024472 breed Pekin duck chromosome 29, IASCAAS_PekinDuck_T2T, whole genome shotgun sequence DNA encodes these proteins:
- the SPPL2B gene encoding signal peptide peptidase-like 2B isoform X1, protein MAARRARLQARLLLLLLPQVYCEYGMVHVLSEKGSSKGKDYCILFNSQWAHLPHDLGKASLLQLQDQTASVLCSPSDVPDGGFNNQIPMVMRGNCTFYEKVRLAQINGARGLLIVSRERLVPPGGNRSQYEEIDIPVALLSYSDMLDIGKSFGRSVKGAMYAPNEPVLDYNMVIIFVMAVGTVAIGGYWAGSRDVKKRYMKHKRDDGAEKHDDETVDVTPIMICVFVVMCCSMLVLLYFFYDHLVYVIIGIFCLAASIGLYSCLSPFVRRFPLGKCRIPDNNLPYFHKRPQVRMLLLAVFCISVSVVWGIFRNEDQWAWVLQDALGIAFCLYMLKTIRLPTFKGCTLLLLVLFVYDVFFVFITPFLTKTGESIMVEVAAGPSDSATHEKLPMVLKVPRLNSSPLALCDRPFSLLGFGDILVPGLLVAYCHRFDIQVQSSRVYFVACTIAYGIGLLVTFVALALMQMGQPALLYLVPCTLITSFAVALWRKELAMFWTGSGFAKDLPQPPLVIAPVNCPELPKDSNVPASQQETEQMTNPTLHVKELHGPTLTAEELADNDTKTEQSEISITQSEEPAGHNKDDLESKCLNLEQKQLE, encoded by the exons ATGGCGGCGCGGCGGGCCCGGCTCCAGGCCcggctcctcctcctcttgctgCCTCAG GTGTACTGTGAGTATGGAATGGTACATGTCCTTTCAGAGAAGGGGAGCAGCAAAGGAAAAGACTACTGTATCCTCTTCAACTCACAGTGGGCCCATTTGCCACATGATCTGGGTAAAGCT tcacTCTTGCAGCTGCAGGATCAGACAGCATCTGTTTTGTGTTCTCCTTCTGATGTACCTGACGGGGGATTTAATAATCAAATCCCCATGGTGATGCGAGGGAATTGCACCTTCTATGAGAAAGTGAGGCTTGCTCAGATAAATGGAGCTCGTGGGCTGCTGATTGTTAGCAGAGAGAGGCTG GTTCCTCCTGGGGGTAACAGGAGTCAGTATGAAGAGATTGATATTCCTGTTGCTCTGCTGAGCTATTCTGATATGTTAGATATTGGCAAG AGTTTCGGCAGGTCAGTGAAAGGGGCGATGTATGCACCAAATGAGCCTGTGCTTGACTATAACATGGTGATTATATTTGTCATGGCCGTGGGGACTGTTGCAATTGGAGGCTACTGGGCGGGAAGCAGAGATGTGAAAAA GCGATACATGAAGCACAAACGTGATGATGGGGCAGAGAAACATGATGATGAAACAGTTGATGTGACTCCAATAATGATCTGTGTATTTGTAGTAATGTGCTGCTCAATGCTGGTCCTCCTTTATTTCTTCTATGACCACTTAG tCTATGTTATCATAGGAATATTCTGCCTGGCTGCCTCAATTGGACTTTACAGTTGCCTGTCTCCTTTTGTAAGAAGATTTCCCTTGGGAAAGTGTAG AATCCCAGACAACAACTTGCCTTATTTTCACAAGCGTCCACAGGTCCGGATGTTGCTGTTGGCAGTATTTTGTATCTCTGTCAGTGTAGTCTGGGGAATCTTCAGAAATGAAGATCA gTGGGCCTGGGTTCTGCAAGATGCTTTAGGAATTGCTTTCTGTCTTTACATGTTGAAAACAATTCGCCTGCCTACATTTAAG GGTTGCACCTTGCTCCTCTTGGTTCTTTTTGTCTATGATGTATTCTTTGTATTTATCACACCTTTTCTAACAAAg actgGGGAGAGTATAATGGTGGAGGTAGCTGCGGGCCCATCTGATTCTGCCACTCATGAAAAG CTCCCAATGGTCCTGAAGGTTCCACGACTGAACTCTTCACCACTGGCTCTGTGTGACAGGCCTTTTTCTCTCCTAGGATTTGGAGACATTTTAGTTCCAG GTTTACTGGTAGCCTACTGTCATAGGTTTGATATTCAGGTCCAGTCATCCAGAGTCTATTTTGTAGCCTGCACGATAG cATATGGCATAGGCCTTCTTGTGACCTTTGTCGCCTTGGCATTGATGCAGATGGGCCAGCCAGCTCTCCTCTACTTGGTGCCCTGCACTCTAATCACGAGTTTTGCTGTGGCTCTTTGGAGAAAGGAGCTTGCAATGTTCTGGACAGGCAGCGGCTTTGCG AAAGACCTACCTCAGCCTCCCTTGGTGATAGCTCCTGTCAACTGCCCTGAGCTTCCCAAAGATAGCAATGTACCAGCCTCTCAACAAGAGACAGAGCAAATGACCAATCCCACCCTCCATGTGAAGGAGCTGCATGGCCCCACCTTGactgcagaggagctggctgATAATGACACAAAGACGGAACAGTCAGAAATTTCTATCACACAGAGTGAGGAACCAGCTGGGCATAACAAGGACGACCTTGAAAGCAAATGCCTAAACCTAGAGCAAAAACAGCTGGAATAA
- the SPPL2B gene encoding signal peptide peptidase-like 2B isoform X2, with product MAARRARLQARLLLLLLPQVYCEYGMVHVLSEKGSSKGKDYCILFNSQWAHLPHDLGKASLLQLQDQTASVLCSPSDVPDGGFNNQIPMVMRGNCTFYEKVRLAQINGARGLLIVSRERLVPPGGNRSQYEEIDIPVALLSYSDMLDIGKSFGRSVKGAMYAPNEPVLDYNMVIIFVMAVGTVAIGGYWAGSRDVKKRYMKHKRDDGAEKHDDETVDVTPIMICVFVVMCCSMLVLLYFFYDHLVYVIIGIFCLAASIGLYSCLSPFVRRFPLGKCRIPDNNLPYFHKRPQVRMLLLAVFCISVSVVWGIFRNEDQWAWVLQDALGIAFCLYMLKTIRLPTFKGCTLLLLVLFVYDVFFVFITPFLTKTGESIMVEVAAGPSDSATHEKLPMVLKVPRLNSSPLALCDRPFSLLGFGDILVPGLLVAYCHRFDIQVQSSRVYFVACTIAYGIGLLVTFVALALMQMGQPALLYLVPCTLITSFAVALWRKELAMFWTGSGFAVNTSLI from the exons ATGGCGGCGCGGCGGGCCCGGCTCCAGGCCcggctcctcctcctcttgctgCCTCAG GTGTACTGTGAGTATGGAATGGTACATGTCCTTTCAGAGAAGGGGAGCAGCAAAGGAAAAGACTACTGTATCCTCTTCAACTCACAGTGGGCCCATTTGCCACATGATCTGGGTAAAGCT tcacTCTTGCAGCTGCAGGATCAGACAGCATCTGTTTTGTGTTCTCCTTCTGATGTACCTGACGGGGGATTTAATAATCAAATCCCCATGGTGATGCGAGGGAATTGCACCTTCTATGAGAAAGTGAGGCTTGCTCAGATAAATGGAGCTCGTGGGCTGCTGATTGTTAGCAGAGAGAGGCTG GTTCCTCCTGGGGGTAACAGGAGTCAGTATGAAGAGATTGATATTCCTGTTGCTCTGCTGAGCTATTCTGATATGTTAGATATTGGCAAG AGTTTCGGCAGGTCAGTGAAAGGGGCGATGTATGCACCAAATGAGCCTGTGCTTGACTATAACATGGTGATTATATTTGTCATGGCCGTGGGGACTGTTGCAATTGGAGGCTACTGGGCGGGAAGCAGAGATGTGAAAAA GCGATACATGAAGCACAAACGTGATGATGGGGCAGAGAAACATGATGATGAAACAGTTGATGTGACTCCAATAATGATCTGTGTATTTGTAGTAATGTGCTGCTCAATGCTGGTCCTCCTTTATTTCTTCTATGACCACTTAG tCTATGTTATCATAGGAATATTCTGCCTGGCTGCCTCAATTGGACTTTACAGTTGCCTGTCTCCTTTTGTAAGAAGATTTCCCTTGGGAAAGTGTAG AATCCCAGACAACAACTTGCCTTATTTTCACAAGCGTCCACAGGTCCGGATGTTGCTGTTGGCAGTATTTTGTATCTCTGTCAGTGTAGTCTGGGGAATCTTCAGAAATGAAGATCA gTGGGCCTGGGTTCTGCAAGATGCTTTAGGAATTGCTTTCTGTCTTTACATGTTGAAAACAATTCGCCTGCCTACATTTAAG GGTTGCACCTTGCTCCTCTTGGTTCTTTTTGTCTATGATGTATTCTTTGTATTTATCACACCTTTTCTAACAAAg actgGGGAGAGTATAATGGTGGAGGTAGCTGCGGGCCCATCTGATTCTGCCACTCATGAAAAG CTCCCAATGGTCCTGAAGGTTCCACGACTGAACTCTTCACCACTGGCTCTGTGTGACAGGCCTTTTTCTCTCCTAGGATTTGGAGACATTTTAGTTCCAG GTTTACTGGTAGCCTACTGTCATAGGTTTGATATTCAGGTCCAGTCATCCAGAGTCTATTTTGTAGCCTGCACGATAG cATATGGCATAGGCCTTCTTGTGACCTTTGTCGCCTTGGCATTGATGCAGATGGGCCAGCCAGCTCTCCTCTACTTGGTGCCCTGCACTCTAATCACGAGTTTTGCTGTGGCTCTTTGGAGAAAGGAGCTTGCAATGTTCTGGACAGGCAGCGGCTTTGCGGTGAATACCAGTTTGATATGA